In Camelina sativa cultivar DH55 chromosome 17, Cs, whole genome shotgun sequence, the genomic stretch CAAAATTTACAGAGCTGTTGCTTCGCCTTTTCAAGTATGATTGTATGGTTAAGACTTAGTGATTTGGTGTTTCTGATactctaataatatatatatatatatagactagaTAAAGCATGGTTTACTATTTTAATAGGTtgacaagaaaaaggaaaaattacaATTCCCTTTTCCTTTTggctttcttttattattaaaaagttttaacaatttttacaaGAAAGTAAAGTTTCCCAATACCGGTTAAGAGTCATTGTCGAACATTTTCGGATGgagttcaaaaatatattaacctTTTTCCGAAAAAATGTGCATAATGATACTGTTTGTACCACTTCAAACTGTAATAATGGACTACTCCACAAGCTCAAAGACGAAGCGTACCATTTTCTCAACTGCATTGTTGGCTATGATTAGTTTGGTAAAGCGACTACCAATTCGGTCTTTTGTTagcatttttttggtaattttttggTCCGCGTGCTCTCGCTTGAGCAAAAGCTGTTTTAAATAGCCAAACCAGCAAATCATGGATTATATATGGTCTTTCCCTAGGGCGTGTTCTCCTCAAGCGAAGAACTTCAAAATTACATCACCGGACAAGATTGCCAGCAGCTTCACAAGGATTTGATACTCTCTTATGGAAATCAGGCAATGACACTTCCACACTGTAACTATAACAAAACACTTGATAGCTCCTTCGTGATCCTCCCTACAGTTCGTGGAATTATATGATATGGTTCAAGAAGGCAAAACCACGGTATAGGTTCGCTTCACTTTGATTAGCCTTTCGTCAACGCCCCCCAACTTGTGATAGACTTCTAACATGTGGCATCACAACAATCTTAATTTACCCACTTTGTTCTGTCGCCAGTGAAACGCATGACGCCGCCTCTTCTCTGGATGCTCATTTTTGGGCCAgctttggagtttttttttgagTCTCACGTTTCTTACCTCAGCCTCCGTACGATCAAACGCTTCCTGCTATTGACACGGAAATTAGATGTATGGCCACTCTAGCACTCTCATAGAGTCCTTATTCTCAAGCTACTTCTTTAGGTGATTCTttacattaaaatcaaaacacaaaccaTTAACTATGGATTGTAACAAGTTAGCTAGAGAGTGATActtaacattaaaaccaaacaaaactattaTTCCCCACTACGGTTCAATTTATTCACTTCAATTTTCTCAATATccaaaagaagaacaataaaCAAGCATACAGTAATCTACTGTAAAAATACAAGAGAAAACATAACTAGTTACCATCCAAGTCTAGTTTTTCTACtggatctttttcttttgctgatTCTCTCCACGTTTGAGAAAGAAGGCTCACCCACCATCATCTtcgatttcttttcttcttcaagtcgcttttcatttttcttaaaccATGCCAGAGCATAAGGATTGCTATCATCAATCAGTCTCATAATTTTCCTTAGAGAGGAGATGCGTTCACCATTATTACCACGAACCGGTGTCACCCTCTCGACGTCCACCTTCTCATTCAGTTCTCTCGCAGAGGATAAAGACAGTGTAAAAtggtgaaaattttgaaaaccatCGCACCACTGTGGAACCCAACCTACGAATCCCCACTCGTCGGCACTCAAGTCGTACACATGAATAACTTCGTTCTCCCTCACCACTAAACTCTTGCCGTCGTACGCCCCAAGGTACCAGAACCTCGTCGAACTTTTGTCCACCGCTCGGTTCTGGATCTGCTTCACCAAGACCCACTTAGGATCGATGAGAATATTCCCGAGGTGATAAATGTAAATCACTTCATCCGTCGCTGATACCAATGCTGTAATTGTAAAAGCTCTGTTTTGTACTTTGGAAACTCTGATCTCATTCCATAAACGATGGTGGCTTATATAGCCTTACAAAAGCTGAAACTAGAAACTCCTAAACAGACTCCTACTTAAACGGATCACTTAGCACTAACCAAAAGACTCGGTCACTTATTGACTTAATCAAGTAAAACACGACTTGAATAAcagaaacaaaactcaaaaacagagaCGAGCTTGAGCACTCCTCAACTCCTTTATTCTCGGACTAACCAACTCCAACAAACCCTCCTTAAGCTAAGCTTGGTGCATCAAGCTTAGCTTACTTGCAGCAGAACAGATTCCAAGCTTGCTTCTCAGACTCTCAAAAGCTTCACGCTTCAATGGTTTTGTGAAAATGTCTGCAACTTGTTCTTGAGACCCACAATGCTCCAATCTGATCACTCCATCTCTAACCAATTCTCGCAGAAAATGAAAACGAACTCCAATATGCTTGCATCTTCCATGAAACACTGGATTTTTAGACAACTTGATTGCTGAAGTGTTGTCACAGCGAATCACAGTGCTTTCTGTTACTTCATATCCCAATTCTTGCAACATCCTCATAAACCAGACTGCTTGACAGGCACAAACAGATGCAGCTACATACTCAGCTTCGGTTGTTGATAACGTGACGATTGGTTGCTTCTTCGATGACCATGCCAGAGCATAAGGATTGCTATCATCAATCAGTCTCATAATTTTCCTTAGAGAGGAGATGCGTTCACCAAGAAACGGATTCACCCTCTCGACGTCCACCTTCTCATTCAGTTCTCTCGCAGAGGATAAAGACAGTGTAAAATGGTGAAAGTTTTGAAAACCATCGCACCACTGTGGAACCCAACCTACGAATCCCCACTCGTCGGCACTCAAGTCGTACACATGAATAACTTCGTTCTCCCTCACCACTAAACTCTTGCCGTCGTACGCCCCAAGGTACCAGAACCTCGTCCAACTTTTGTCCACCGCTCGGTTCTGTATCTGCTTCACCAAGACCCACTTGGGATCGATGAGAATATTCCCGAGGTGATAAATGTAAATCACTTCATCCGTCGCTGATACCAATGCTAGTACGTTCCCTGCGACTGTGAACAGGTTCTTCGTGATAAGTTTTGAGGGAAGCTTGATAGGAACCAGACGtgcttgctctgtttctggaTTGAAAGCTAAAATGCTTCCGTCATTTCTGAGCCAGTGAAGAGATCCGTCCAAGTAAAGCGGTTTCTTATCCGCCATTAGTTCGCTTGCGCTGCAAGTAATAGTTGTCTTCGACAGTTTCCAACAAGAAGCCCCTGTGCTGATCTCGAACTGATACACCGTTTTGTCAGGCTTCGAAGCGTCTTCAGTAACTTCTTTTATGATGACAACTTTGAATCTCTGAGTTGTTCGGTCAATTTGATCAACCGCAAAACCAATGCGGTTCAGTTGCTCCCATCCGAGAACGAaggtttcatcttcttctctgtcaGCACGAGAAAGAAACTTGGATTTAGAGTGATCAAGGAATCGGTACCTCTTTGTGAGCGGGTTCACGACACAGAGACCATCCATTAAGAGTAGGAGGAGGCCAGAACAAATTGAGAGAACCCGAGTCTTGACATCTAAGGGATATTCTTGGTTGCGGAATAGCGTAGAATCGCCAAAAGGGTAGCAGAAGAGGATGTTTGAGCCAAAGCTGGAGATGTGAAGCAAACCGGTTCCGACACGAGACATGTATTCGGATCTGAAGATATCATCGGATATGTAAGAGTTGATATATCGACCCGTGCATTGCATCATTGCCAGAGATTTCGGATCCAATCTGAAGAGAATCTGGTCGAGGAGACTACAAGGTAAGGCCTCCATGGTCGAATTCTATGGGGAGgacaccaaaaaataaaaatgagtgAGTGCAAGAaataaatccaataaataaataaaagtttattaCTTCTTTCACTGTGATTTGTCACTtgtggttacaaaaaaaaatccaataaataaaagtttgtttcggaaaaaaaaatgaaatatttatgaatattattcttttccttttttaacaaaatgagTCAATACCTACATTCATTGACTCATTTTGCTAAATAAAACCGGAAATGCCTACattcattcattaacattttcaaactttatttttgtcaaGCATTTTCAAACTTAAAAGTATACTTAGATTCTATATAAATTCTTGGAATTCAAATAGATTAGATATTgtaataaagttataaaaaatggtATCCATATAAAAATTATTGGAAACTAATCAGCTAGTTCTGTGCTTACTAAAAAGTTCAAAAGATCAAagactattttaaatttttccaaaaaaatatgctTAGATAAGAAGGATcattaaacatatattaataaCCCAAAAATTCAAGTGAAGATTTTAAGGAAGTGGAGGAAAGAGTCTCAGGGTGATGTCACAATTCAACTAATTTTGTGTGATGTATTTGtaagtatatagatattatCAACACAGTACAAtttctatagattttaaaattagcaCTTATGTTtcactaattattttttgttcatttgatATAGGGTGACAAGATTGAAACAACGATTATTGAAGATCTGTTCGAAACTTTCGATAATCAAATTGATGAAAatgattgaaaaatattttcaagtttttctgTCTGTTACAATGATATACGTCTTAAGCACACTGATTGTGATTACATGATCATGTTCACCAATGAAAACATCGTTGAGAATTCAGTGGTGATTTTCAATATTCACTTTTTGATTTCAAAAGGCTTGATAAAATTTTTGAAGAATATCATACTGTGAGAAATCTCCCATtaggtaagtttttttttgtatataatttttttgtacattcttatattttattcacTTTGTGTAATTAATAATCTAATAaaaggatttgttttttttaccagaCATAATGGGTGAAGTCGTGAATCTCAAACCTCTCATTCATGTACATGGTCCAAATGTGGAGGTTCCACATGAGATGATTATGATCTTAAGATTTTCTCTAAGAGATTTGAGGCTTGTTAACATTCCCACAGAATATGCGCATAAATATTTCAAGATGTgcttaaattaataatatacagAAAGCATGCTTTTGTGTGAACTATAGTGGTCTTCATATACAGTGTGTGGAATAGAATGACTTGGCGATTTCTTTACCAACAATTGGTTCACAACAGGATGCTATCATGTTGCAGTTTTGGCATGTCAAATACTAAAGTGGAGGTATTTTAATATAACTTTATGATTAATGTTATGGTACATTAGTATTTAGAGGAATAGTTTATGGTAAATCAGCCGAATGTTTATAATACAAGTTCTAATGTAATTGTACATTAGCATTTAGAGGTATATTTGATGGTAAGCGCCGAATGTTTATAAAACTATTGTaatcttttaagttttatatactTATTGTTTTAATAGGTGAAAGAATGGAACTGTATTCTACACCATGGATTTCAAAGAATCATTTTGATCCACCAGTTGCAGAGGTCAAAGATTTGAAGAGGAGGTAATACCTATAATTTCATTATTGATAtgtatgacaaaaaaaaatgaaaaaaaaaactgaataacGTCTTCCAAAACTATTATGCAGGCTTGAGTACAACCAATGTTCTGAAGATGGCGGAATTGATTGAGAGAGGTTTGGTTTTTAACATTCAATAAGACACATTGTGTGTCCTCCTGTTTAAGTTTTAAGATTTGAaggtttaagtttttatttcaAGATTTTAGTTTGCATTTCAAGGTTTGTGTTGTAAGAGATATTTCGTTTTATTTGAAGTGATTTCTGGATTTAagatattttctatttaaagttaaattaatttaagaacACTGACCTAATAAACATGCTTATGAACACAAACAAGAACATAACTAAATTAACCATAAACAATAAGAAAAGTGACTCGAATATAGATTACAACTTACGTTTTTGATAGCAGTAGGTTGCATATATCCACGCTAGCAGTCAAAGCACCATACGGACATATTATTTTCTGCAAATGTATACATGTTTAAAAGGATCATATAATTTGCAACCGAAAGAGATATAGTTGTGAagttaaatttgtatatattatgattatacAATAAGAGAAATACAATTTAATCAAGCTGTAGGGATTGCATTTATAATTTCACAACGGTTTATAATTGTGAAaattaggaatctgacagatttcgaattgaaaattttaaacgaTAGCTACAGATTGTAGGAACAATTAGTACTGaacaactttaaacaaaattatattttgttacatGGGTAAGAATCTAACTAAAACTAATTACCGATTATGAAAATTCTATAAACTGACCTCTATCTTAAATCCCAACTGGTTTCTCTCCTGATCCAGCATCAACGGATTGATCCGCTTGCATCGATTATGTCTAATTATtcggaaaacaaatcaaagatttggAAACTGAAAGAATTTGTTGTTATCGCAGTGAGCAGACGAAGAGATCGAGTTTCATCGTTTTCGGATTCGGCAGCTGaagaaaagttatatatatatatatatatatatatatataatttttagggtttttggctATGTGTCGTGGACTAGGCCGTTTACATTGGATCTTAGTCAATATTAATTGTAGTGTATTCTCTAACTTGATAATTTTCTTAATGGATCGTGGATGGGCCATTAAAAGCTATTTGGGATCAcaatgaaatcatataatttttcacTTTTACATTACATTGCTAATTTAGTTAATAGGGATGTTCTACTTTGGGTAAAAAATTACCCcttatacttaattacattacatgctaattctaatttatatatagtcttATAAGAAGGTCGATTACGGAGGAGGAAAATAACAGTTTCACTCGGCCGTTAGCAACTAAGACTTTAAAGAAACCATCGTCAAATTCACTATTTAGTTTTTATCATCTTATGGCACATATTTCtgtttatgtaataatttgCTTTCGAAGTTTCTGTAATGACCTTGTAAACTCATGTTGATATCAATGAATGAATTTATTtagctgaaaaaaaaagtatagtcCAACATATGTACTTTatctctatattttaaaaataaaccaattaGTATTATAATATGATTCAAATTACACTATACAACACTATATTATTTAAGATCccaaataattataatcatataactaaaaaaaaaagttattccCCTATACTCCCAGAACGGATCATTATCTAGTTAAACATGTATTGGTAAACCAGATAGAAAtaaacatatacagtatatataatttgtcgCTAAATAACTATTGTATAACTTcttcattaaccaaaaaattagTCAGTTGATCACCTTGATACGAAATTTGTCTAGTTAACTcttgtctttttgtttattCCCTCCACGTCCGTGAAACTTGAAAGAAGACTCCTccatcatcatattcatattcaaACTTGTTAGCTAGCCTTTCCAACTATAGTTACTTTCGGcacttaaataaaattaaaacacacaaaaattagTACAAAATACAAAGGAAAACATAactcttaatttatttatttttttcgtctcttgaaaaagaaaactcttAGTTAAACTTCTATTACATCAACCAATACGATTTTTGCTTAcatgactcttcttcttttgttgattcTTCTCTTCACGTCTAGGaacttttgttgttcttcttcgaTCATCAATCTTTTTCCAactctattttcctttttcttgaagAGACTCTGAGCATATGGTGAGATTCCACTAATCAGGCTCATTATTTTGCTCATAGAGGAGATGTGTTTATCATCATTATCAACATCAACCATCGCCACGTCGACGTCCACGGACAAAGACGGTTTGGACTGATTAGTCTCTCGATTACCATCGTACCACCGTGGAATCCAACCCATAACTCTCCACTTGTTAGCTCTCAAGTGGTACCCATCAACCATTCCCTCGTCGTAACACTTGTTTCTAAATACAGATTTGAAATACGGATCGTCCGATATATGCGTCTTGATAGATCGATCCGTGCATTGCATCATCGCCAGAGATTTTGGATCGAGTTTGCAGAGAATCTCTTCAAGTAGGTGAAAAGGTAAGCTATCCATGGTTATTGCTTCTGATCACGTTTCAGTGCGTATATATTTTATAGACGTAAGGATACTTGTTTGGCAAAATAATCCCAATTACAAGTTatagaaaaggaaatattaCTAATCGGCTAACGGAAACTATTACTGTTTTCCTTTTCACTATTGacatatgtatatagtttttttttttttatacaagatattatttttacttttttcttatgAATATATTAACAACAAACCTAATAGAATGACTGAAtgagtttaatattttaaaattctgatataataaggaaattttatttatttttacatatattaacaaaacaatttcaATCAAATTAGGCTTAATAGTTTACTTTATTAgtgaaatattttgaatatataaacaactttttaatattattttattttaatttttcgataGGCTTTAAAACTCTTCATTTTTATCTTCAAATAAACTATCAAATTTAAATATGGCATGTGGTgacattttatgttttatttgacacatgtcatgaaATAAGCAATTATGaaaataaagtttatattttgagaattatgtagaaatttaaaattagatactcagatatattaatatcaaaaacaCAATTACCCACAATGTGATTAggattataaaacataaaatcgcTTATTTATTTGGAGATTTTGGATAGACGAAAATAAAAGACTACTTGCAAAAGCAGCAGGAGAGGAGGCCctagaagagaagagaacagagagagagtaAACAAACAATGGCGGAGCCGGAAAGTATCAGCTTATTATCTCCGACACTGGATCCGAAATCTCCTTATTACCTCGATCCAGAGTTTACAATGGAAGACAATCTCTCGACGGTTAAACTCAGCATACCCGTGGACAACTACTTCATATGGAAGAGAGAAGCTCTTGAATCCCTTGGAACCAGGAACAAGATAGGGTTTGTAGACGGCAGCGTCGTCAGACCAGACCCTTCATCGCCGCTCTACGACGCATGGGAACAGTGTGACGAGATGGTAAAGTGTTGGCTACTGAACTCGGTGAACAGAGGCTTACGATTTACTGTGTGTATCGCTGAGACGGCGCATAGAGCCTGGAATGATCTCCGGCTGAAATTTGCAGCTAGCCCTGAATTGAAGGTCTACGAGATTCGCCGGAGGATCGCAATGATGAGTCAAGACAAAGATTCCCTCGCCGTTTTTTTGAGGAAGCTGAATCTTGCTTGGGAGGAGCTGTCCGAGTATGATCCCGTGCCGGAATGTGTTTGCGGTCGTTGCCGCTGCGAGATCTCGAAACGGATCAAAGATGGCAGAGATAGGGAGAGGAAGTTTGGGTTTCTGTATAAGTCGAACAATGACGTGAGTGTCAAGGAAACTCTTATCTCTGCCCTGAACGAAGATTGGAAGATCCACCAGCTTCGCGGGATTATCACCATGACGAGGCAAAAGGGTCGCTCGCTAGGTGTTTATTTCGAGGAAATGAATAGAGCTTGGTTGGAGCTGTCGGAATATGATCCCTTGCCGGAGGAGTGTGCGTGCGACGGCTGTGGATGCGAGGTCGCCAAGCGGGCCGCAGATGCGAGAGAGGAACAGAAGGTTTTCGGGTTTCTGATGGGTTTGGATGACTCGGAACTAAGAAGTGCAAGAATTTTACGAATCATGCTCATGAAACCTCCTCCAACTTTTAGCCAAGCCTATACTGCGTTACTGAACTGGCCCTGAACACATACATGTcttgtctcttttgtttgctttcttaggttttcttctttttttttaataaaagattttaCAGCTTTTAATTGATTTGAGGATCTGTCCCTCACTGATGTTGAAATACTAGTCCCCGTTCGTTATTCATTTTGATATGCAAGTATTCATCGATCATTATCTTGCTTTGCCATTTTCTTAGGGGGCAATATGTGTTTCAACTCCACCTCTTTTATGCAAACCTGGTTTAATGATTGGTgatgtgaattttgttttctttttttccacaCACCtgctattaaaaaaagtttgggAAGTTGAGGCATTCCCAAGTCAGAAATTGAGGATTACGTGCATACACACCTAAAGGCTTATCAATTATATTCACAGACGCTGGTTGTGGTGTTCTTGATATGTTGCAGCCAGGAGCAGCTTTTGGATTGTGCCAAAAAATGTTACTCAACAGACATGGTTTTCAGTTCAGCTCTGAAGATCCTTAGCTATCATTTTCTATTCCCTAGACACCATTGTCGTCTTCTGGTTCTCATTGCTACTGATCGAGCTATGGGAGAAGGGACAACATGGACCTTTGCTGCAGAATATCCTATATAACTAAATCCTATCCCTCTTGCTTTTTCGATGCCTTTACAAAGACGAAAGAGGcgaagaagaatgaagaaagCTGAGAAATCCCGGACACGACTTTCACTTAGAATGTATAAACATGTGGTTGTCTTCCTGAGCCCTCTATGTTCTCGCCAGTAATCGAAATCATAGGTTAGAGTGCAAAGTGACGAAGAGGATCGGATAACATTACATAGCTAGTGTTCTGGAGATTGAAGACAGCTTTAAACTGTGGATGACTTTAGTATTTTGTTGCGTAACTAAAGAGAATTACAGGTTTAGTTTCTAGAATATACAACTCAATCCCAAAGTTTACAATTGACCAGGAAGAACCTATGCAAAAATGAAAAGCAAAAGGTTTGGGCACTAAAGTCTAAAACTGTCTATACATGTGCCGGAACAGATATCATCAGTAATTGACTAAAACTCTACATGTGCCAGAACAGATATCATCAGGATTGATACGTTAGAGCATCATTACTATTACTAGCTACGggtgcaaagaaagaaaaaaaaaaaagaaaaaaaaaaatctaagccTGAGACAATGTACATCATTCCCTAGATAGGTTTTACTCAAGAATCAGGATTATCTGCTAATACCCCGAATCGATTCCTTAGCACCAACGTTGAGGTTGAGTTTGATGTTGAAGGAGAGGCGGATGCTATAGGCGTAAGCGTAGGCGTAAGCGTAGGCGTAAGCGTAGGCGTAAGCGTAGGCGTAAGCGTAGGCGTAAGCGTAGGCGTAAGCGTAGGCGTAATCAGTTCTGATATAAGAGACTCCAAAACACGTCTTACGTCTGAGATGTGAGGCCTATACATAGAATCTTCATCCAAGCATTTATCGATTAAGTTCTTTAGTCTTGGATTCGTTTCACTTGGAAGCTCAGGCCTTGCTCCCTGACCAACACATGACCACAAATTAGTCAATTATGTCACACAATCAGACTTTATATGTAAGGATCGAGAAAAGCCTTACCCACAGAACACGTAAGGCTGTTTGTCTAGTCGCTAAGTTATCCAAAGTCTCATATGGAAGCTTAGCCGTTAAGATAACACAGAGAACAATTCCGAAACTGTAGA encodes the following:
- the LOC109130045 gene encoding putative F-box protein At1g20795, coding for MQPTAIKNNSTMEALPCSLLDQILFRLDPKSLAMMQCTGRYINSYISDDIFRSEYMSRVGTGLLHISSFGSNILFCYPFGDSTLFRNQEYPLDVKTRVLSICSGLLLLLMDGLCVVNPLTKRYRFLDHSKSKFLSRADREEDETFVLGWEQLNRIGFAVDQIDRTTQRFKVVIIKEVTEDASKPDKTVYQFEISTGASCWKLSKTTITCSASELMADKKPLYLDGSLHWLRNDGSILAFNPETEQARLVPIKLPSKLITKNLFTVAGNVLALVSATDEVIYIYHLGNILIDPKWVLVKQIQNRAVDKSWTRFWYLGAYDGKSLVVRENEVIHVYDLSADEWGFVGWVPQWCDGFQNFHHFTLSLSSARELNEKVDVERVNPFLGERISSLRKIMRLIDDSNPYALAWSSKKQPIVTLSTTEAEYVAASVCACQAVWFMRMLQELGYEVTESTVIRCDNTSAIKLSKNPVFHGRCKHIGVRFHFLRELVRDGVIRLEHCGSQEQVADIFTKPLKREAFESLRSKLGICSAASKLSLMHQA
- the LOC104759317 gene encoding putative F-box protein At1g20800, with protein sequence ISHHRLWNEIRVSKVQNRAFTITALVSATDEVIYIYHLGNILIDPKWVLVKQIQNRAVDKSSTRFWYLGAYDGKSLVVRENEVIHVYDLSADEWGFVGWVPQWCDGFQNFHHFTLSLSSARELNEKVDVERVTPVRGNNGERISSLRKIMRLIDDSNPYALAWFKKNEKRLEEEKKSKMMVGEPSFSNVERISKRKRSSRKTRLGW
- the LOC109129877 gene encoding tyrosine-protein kinase fynb, which encodes MDIDNVVKVDLPTSLYMTWAGKSIIPQLEALFHAFQLAEMNTPKIRRWTKFTGPEAMNTRKFGDRSDVYSFGIVLCVILTAKLPYETLDNLATRQTALRVLWGARPELPSETNPRLKNLIDKCLDEDSITDYAYAYAYAYAYAYAYAYAYAYAYAYAYAYAYSIRLSFNIKLNLNVGAKESIRGISR
- the LOC104756431 gene encoding putative F-box protein At1g20800, which encodes MDSLPFHLLEEILCKLDPKSLAMMQCTDRSIKTHISDDPYFKSVFRNKCYDEGMVDGYHLRANKWRVMGWIPRWYDGNRETNQSKPSLSVDVDVAMVDVDNDDKHISSMSKIMSLISGISPYAQSLFKKKENRVGKRLMIEEEQQKFLDVKRRINKRRRVM